The following is a genomic window from Amycolatopsis sp. BJA-103.
GCTGTGCCGCGATCGCCGAGGCGGCTGTGGTCTTCGGCCGCCCGGCCGGGAGCGCCGAGCTGGCCGCCGTGTCCGGTTTGGCCTCTGACGCCGTCGACGACGCGCTGCTTTCCGCTCTCGACGAGGGATTCCTGCGAGACCTGGGAAGGGGCCGGTACGCCGCACGCAGCCCCCTGGCGGCGGAGGTCATCCTCAGCGCTGTCTCCGGTCCTCGCCGATGCCGCCTGCACGGTCGCGTCGCACGTTTCCTTTCCGGTTCGAGGGAACCGGACGCGCCGAAAATCGCACAGCACCATCGAGCGGCCGGAGAACTCGCCGAATGGGTGCGCTGGACCTCGGAAGCGGTCGACAGAGCGGTGGCCGAGGGCAAACCGGACGAAGCCTCACGCCTGCTCGAAACCGCGCTCGGCGAAGAGGGACTTTCCCGCGCGGACCGGGAAAACTTCGCGGTCAGGCTCAGCAGGGGGACGGCCTACGAGCTGATCAAGGAACCGACGGTCCGGTTGCTCCGCACGGCGGTGCGGGAGTGGCCGATGAGCAAGACCGCCCGCGGCGAGATCCGGATCAATCTCGGCCGGGTGCTGATCAACCAGGCCGGGCAGATCGACGCCGGCCGCTCGGAAATCCAGCTCGCCGTCGCCGACCTCTCCGACCACCGCGCGCTGCTCGCGCGCGGCCTGGTCACACTGGCGCTTCCGCACCTCGGCGCGATCCCGGTCGAAGAGAACCTGCGCTGGCTCGATCAGGCCGAGCGCGCCAGCCACGGCCTCCGTGACGTCGAACTGCTCGCCGCGGTCACCGCGAACCGGATGTCCAGCCGGATGCAGGTCGCCGATCCCGGTGTCTGGCAGGACGTCGGCACGCTCCCGGACTCGCCGCGGTCGGCCGATGTGCGCCGTCAGGTCAGCCGGACCTACATCAACCTCGCCGACGCGGCCGCGTGGAACGGCTACTACCCGGTGGCCAGGTCGTATCTCGCGACGGCACGGCGGCTGATCCAGGACGAGCACCAGCCGTATCTGGAGGCCTTGGCCGCGGGCACCGATCTGCGGCTCGATGTCGTCATGGGCCTGTGGGCGGGAGTGGACACCGAAGCCCGTGAGCTGGTCGCACGGGTGGGCGAAGACAGTTCCCTGGCGGCCGAACCGCTGCTGGCACTGGGCTGGTACCACTTCGGCCGTGGGCGGCGAGCGGCGGCACTGCGCGATTTCGACGCCGCTTTCGGCCTTTCGGCGGGCAGTGTTCCCCTCCAGGCCTCGTCGTTCGCGGGCCGGGCGGCGGTCCGCTTGGCCGCCAAGGATCTCCCGGGGGCGCGTCGCCTCGTCGAGTACGGGCTGGAAAACGTCCGCCGCAAGAACAACTGGGTGTGGGCGGCCGAACTGCTTCCGCTGGCCGTCCGGATCCTGCTCGGGGAGCACGAGACCGAAGCCGCCGAAGCGTGGCTGGCCGAATACCAGGAAGGGATCATCGGTCGCGACGCGCCGCTCGCCCACGCGGCGGACCTCTTCTGCCAAGGGCTGCTCGCCCGGCCCCGCCCCGCCGAAGCCGCCGAACTGTTCAGTCGCTCGGCCCGGTCGTATCAAGCCTTGCCGCGGCCTTATGCGGCCGCGGGCGCGGAGGAACTCGCCGGGGAGTGCTACGCCGAACTCGGCGAGCACGAACGGGTCCTGGGCGCGCTCACCCATGCCGAGACGACCTACCGGGCGCTGGACTCCCTCGTCGACGCGCAGCGATGCCGACGGGCTCTCGCGGCTCACGATCCGGACGTGCCGCGGCGTGGCCGTCGCGGCTACGGCAAAGCGCTGTCACCCCGTGAACTCGAGGTCGTCGTCCTGGCCGCGCAGAACCTCACCAATCGCGAGATCGCCGAACGCCTTTTCCTCTCCGCGCGCACCGTCGAGGTCCATCTCGGCCGGGCGTTGTGCAAACTCGATCTGCCCTCGCGTGCCGTCCTGAGTGAAGAATTGCTGCGCGACCGGATCGCCGCGTCGAAAACCGCCTGAATTGTGTGGTTCAATCAGGCTCGGTCTTTTCACGTCCGCGCCGATTGATGAGGTCCCTTACTTTTTCGGCATACGGGCCGAATTAATTCGAGCTTGTTCGACCTGTCGCGAGTTGCGGCAAAAGTGCAGGTAGCGGGCCTGTGAATTTAATGGGTAGTCCATCGTGGACAACCACTATTGTTCTCGCCTCCCGGAAAATTCACTGTTGTCACAGCGCCGTGGTCGCCCTCGCTCTCTCCCCGCCCGGCGCCGATTCCCCACCTTCAGGAGTATGCCGATGCGTGAACGTTTCCGTCCCCGACGGGCCTTGGCCTTGGCCACGGCCCTGTCCGCCGCCGTCCTCGTCCTCCCTGCCACCGCCTCCGCGGGCGAACAGGCCGTGCTGAAAGGGGGCCCGGACGCCATCCCGGGCGCCTACCTCGTCACGTTCGAACCCGGCCGGGCCGGCGCCGCCGACGCCCACTCGCTGGCCTCCGGCTACGGCGCGCAGGTCACCCGCACCTACGACGCGGCCCTGCGCGGCTTCGCCGGTCGCATGACGGAGGCGCAGGCCCGCAGACTCGCGGCGGACCCGGCCGTCGCGTCGGTCGAGCAGGACTCGACGGCCCGTGCCACCGACACCCAGAACGACCCCACCTGGGGCCTGGACCGGATCGATCAGAAAGACCTGCCGCTGGACAAGAAGTACAGCTATGCCAACAAAGGCGACGGTGCCACCGTCTACGTCCTGGACACCGGGACCGACTACCGGCAGTCCGAGTTCGGTGGCCGCGCGAGCAGTGGCTACGACTTCGTCGACAGCGACAACGACGCCTCCGACTGCCACGGCCACGGCACACACGTCGCGGGCACCGTCGGCAGCACGACCTATGGCGTCGCCAAGGGCGTGAAGATCGTCGCCGTCCGCGTGCTCGGCTGCAACTCCAGCGCGCCGTGGTCGACGATCGTCTCCGGTATCGACTGGGTCACCAAGAACGCCAAGAAACCCGCGGTGCTCACGATGAGCATCGGGGGCGGCGTGACGTCCACTGTGGACCAGGCGGTGCAGGGCGCGGTCCGGGCGGGGATCACCGTCACGGTCGCCGCGGGCAACGAAGGACAGGACGCCTGCAACGTCTCACCCGCCCGCACGCCGGAGGCGATCACGGTCGCGGCCAGCGACGCGCAGGACAAGCGGTCGATCTTCAACTCGTCCCAGTCGTCGAACTACGGAACCTGCACCGACCTGTTCGGGCCGGGCAGCAACATCACCTCCACCCGCAACGGCGGCGGCACGCAGCAGATGAGCGGCACGTCGATGGCCACCCCGCATGTCGCCGGCGCGGCCGCGCTCTACCTGACCGCGAATCCGTCGGCCACCCCGGCGCAGGTCACCAAGGCGCTGCTCGACAACACCACCCCCGGCAAGATCTCCGATGTCAAGGGCTCGCCGAACAAGCTGCTGTACACCGGATTTCTCGGCGGCGGCACGCCGAACCCGCCGTCCTGCGCGGGTGGCAGCAGCACCGACGACGTCGCCATCCCGGACGCCGGTGACGCCGTGTCCAGCACCGTGACCATCGGTTCCTGCGATGCCAAGGGCACGTCGGGAACCTCGGTCGCGGTGGGGATCAAGCACGCGTACTCGGGCGACTTGAAGATCGACCTCGTGACGCCGAGCGGCAAGGTCGTCAACCTCAAGCAGGCCGGTGGCGAAAGCACGATCGACCTGTCCAAGACCTACACCGTCGACACGTCGGGCGAGAACCGTTCCGGCGACTGGAAGCTGCGCGTCCAGGACGTCTACCGCTTCGACGCGGGCGTCATCGACAGCTTCGGCCTGACCTTCTGATTTCCCTCCCTGTGAAAGGAACCACCGTGCAGAGAAAAAGAATCCTGGGCCTGCTGGCGCTGGGTGTGACGGCGCTGTCGATCCCCATCGCCGGAGGAACCGCCGGGGCGGCACCCCAGCGGACCGCGTCGGCGATCGCTCCGACCGGCGACGTCCGGATCCCCGACGGCGCCCACGCCCAGGGCATCGGCGGCGTGCCGGCCTCGGTGAAGGACTACCCGTTCGCCATCGCGGCCCTGCGTGAAGGCGGTTCGCGCCCCAAGGGGCAGAGCTGCAGCGGCTCGGTCGTGGCACCCCGCAAGGTGATGGTCGCCGCGCACTGCAAGGAACTGGCGGGCGACAAGTCCGTCCTTTATGGACTCGACGACCTGAAGAGCACCGGCGGCACGCAGCTCAAGGCCGTCGACTACCAGCTCCACCCGCGGTTCACCCAGCCCTGGAACGGTTACGACGTCGCGATCATCACCACCGACGCCGACATCCCCGTCCCCGCGGGCGGGTACGCCAAGGTCGCCACCTCGGCCGACACCGGCCTGGAGACCCCGGGCAAGGACGGTTTCAGCCTGGGCTACGGCAAGAAGACCCAGAGTGACAGCCCCGCCGACGTCACCCTGCAGAAGCTGACCCTGCCGATCGTCAACGCGAACCAGTGCACCGGGGTGGAGAACGGTGTAGACCCGGCGACGATGATCTGCGCGGGCTACTCCGACGGCCGCAAGACCGTCCTGCCCGGCGACAGTGGTGGTCCGTTCATCGTCAACGGTGTCGTCGTCGGCATCACGTCGTGGAGCCGCAGCGACTTCAAGTGGTACAGCGTCTACAGCCGCCTGAACAACGAGATGGGCGACTGGGTCAGGGAACAGATCGGCGAAGCACCCAGCGCGGACAAGTTCACCCTCGCCGCGTCGCCGGGTTCGGCGAAGGTCGACCCCGGCAAGTACGTCTCGACGTCGATCACGAGCAAGCCGGGCAAGAACGGCACCGAGGACGTCGCGCTGACCGCGTCCGGACTGCCCGATGGCGCCAAGGCGACCTTCCAGCCGTCGACCATCAAGTCCGGTGGCACGGCGAAGCTGACGATCGAGACCGCGGCGAACACGCCCGAGCGGGACTACACGATCACCGTCTCCGGCAAGGGAACGACCGACACCGCGACCACCACGCTGACACTCACCGTCGGCAAGGGCGGCAGCGAGCCGGGCGACCTCAAGGTGACGCTCAACCCCGCGTCGGGCACCGCGCGGCCGGGTTCCATGGTCAGCACGAAGGTCTCCGCGACCGGCGGCAGCGGTTCCATCACGCTCTCGGCCTCCGGTTCCGGCCTGCCGTTCGCGCCGTTCTTCAACCCGCAGACCATCTCCAGCGGCGGTACCTCGACGATGCAGGTCTTCCCGCCGTTCCAGGCCGGGACGTACCCGATCACCGTGACGGCGAAGGACGGCTCCGGCAAGACCTCGACCGCCACGTACACGCTCACCGTCCAGTGACCACCAAGACCACGGAGGTGATCCACCATGCGTAACTCTCGAAAGCTCCTGCTGGCACTGGGTGCACTGACGCCGCTGCTGGCGCTCGGCGCCGGGAACGCCGTCGCCGCGGAGGCCGAAGGTGTTGTGGTGCAGGCGAAACAGCACTACGGCGACCAGTACATCGTGGTGCTCAAGGATGGTCTCGCGACCGCGCAGGCGTCGTCGGCTTCGCTGACCCAGCGCTTCGGCGGCGAGGTCCGGTCCACCTGGTCGGCCGCGCTGAACGGCTTCTCGGTCAAGAAGATGACCGAAAAGCAGGCGCGGCGGCTCGCGGCCGATCCGTCGGTCAAGGCCGTCTACCAGGACGGCACGGCCCGCGGCACCGAAACCCAGGCCAACCCGACCTGGGGGCTGGACCGCGTCGACCAGAAATCCCTGCCGCTGGACAAGAAGTACACCTACAACAACAGCGGTGAAGGAGTCACCGCGTACGACCTCGACAGCGGCATCAACCCGGCCAACCCGGAGTACGAAGGCCGGGCGAGCCTCGGCAAGGACTTCATGGGCGGCGACGGCAAGGACTGCCACGGCCACGGCAGTCACACCGCCGGCACCCTCGGCAGCAAGACCTACGGGGTCGCCAAGAAGGTCAAGATCGTCGGGCTGAAGGTGCTGGGCTGCGACAACTCCGGGCCCGACTCGGGCATCATCGACGCCGTCGACTGGGTGACGGCCAACGCGGTGAAGCCGGCCGTGGCGAACATGAGCCTCGGCATGGACGCACCGGGGGTCGGCGACGACGCGGTCAAGAAGTCGATCGCTTCGGGCGTCGTCTACGGCGTCGCGGCGGGCAACGCCTCGACCGACGCCTGCAACACCAGCCCCGCGCGGGTGCCGGAAGCCATCACGGTGAACGCGACGGACTCCAGCGACAACCGCTCGTCGTTCTCGAACTACGGAAGCTGCACGGACATCTTCGCCCCGGGCACCAACATCACCTCGTTGAGCCCGAGCAACGGTGGGTCCGCCGGGATGAGCGGGACCTCGATGGCGACACCGCACGTCGTCGGCGCGGCCGCGCTCTACCTGGCGGCCAACCCGTCCGCGACACCGAAACAGGTCCGGGACGCGCTGGTGAACAACGCGTCCGACGGTGTCGTCAAGAACCCGGGCAGCGGTTCGCTGAACAAACTGCTCAACGTCTCGTTCATCGGTGGCGGTGGCCCGGGGCCGAAGTGCGGTGCGAAGTCGAACACCACCCCGGTCAGTATCCCGGACGCCGGTGCCGCCGTGACGAGCGCGGTGACGCAGGACGGCTGTGACGGCAGGGCATCCTCGTCGCTGCCGGTCAAGGTGGACGTCTCGCACACCTACACCGCGGACCTGGTGCTCGACCTGATCGGGCCGAGCGGGAAGGCGTACCGGCTCAAGGGCTCCGGTGGAGTCGGTGCGGCGGGCGGTGTCCACGAGACGTACACGGTGGACGCCTCCGGCGAGAACGCCAACGGCACCTGGAAGCTGAGCGCCCAGGACGTCTACCGGTTCGACACCGGCTCGATCGACGGGTTCACCGTCACGTTCTGACCCGGGGGCGAGGAAAACGAGGTGGGACCGGACTTGGCGACCGGTCCCACCTCACCGCGTCAGGCGCGGCGGAAGCTGTGCACCACGAACTGGGTCTTGGCGACCTGCTTGCCCGGTCCGAGCACGAACGACGGGCCGTTGCACGACGAGCCGTTGTACATCCGGATGCTGTAGCCGGTGCGGCTGACCGCGGAGTTGTAGTGCTTGTCCGGGTAGCAGTGGGTGTTCTTGTCGAAGTACCCCGCCGAGCTCTTCGTGCCGGTGTAGTTGAGCCCCGACCACAGGCACAGATCCGAGGTGCAACTCGGCGCGGCCATCGCGGTCGCGGGCGCGACCACCGTTCCCACGAGCGCGATGCCGGCGGCCAGCAGGGTCGTCAGGCGATACTTGCGACTCATCGTCGTCCCTCCTGAGCGGGCACTTTGCCCGGTTCGGCAGGAGCGTAGCCGCGGCATCGCCCGGCGGGGCGGTGTAGTTGCCCAACGGTGACCTTCCCGAGGCGTCAGCCGATCCGTCCCGGCACCGGTGGGCCGGTGAAGTCCACGTCGAGGTGGGTGATCAGGCCGTCCACACCGGACAGGTAGGTGGCCCGCATCGCGACGTCGGCGGTGTCGCCCGCCCGTGCGGTGCCGGGTCCGGGAATGAAGTCCGTGTCGTCCAGGGCGACGAAACGCACGGCGAGGTCCGCCACGGTCTCTCCGCCGTCCGGGGAGATGCGAACGCCTTTCGGCACCAGCACCTCGAACAGTGCCTCGTGGGCGGTCCGGAACCAGGCGAGCGATTCGGCCCTGCCGGTGAGGGTGGCCACCGGGAACCGGACACGGATGTCCTCGGCGTAGAACTCACGGTGCACCAGGTCCCAGTCCTGGCCGTTGAAAGCCGCGACATGGCGTAGATACCGGGCAAGGTCCATCATGGCCGCCAGCCACTGTCCGGGATCCGCACGGTGAACGCGCCACAGCTGAAACTCAGCCCGAAGGCGACGACCAGTCCCGTCCCCGGCTCGCGGTGGACCGGGTCGGCGAACATCAGGGGCACCGAACAGCCGAGAGTGTTCCCGTGGTCGCGCAGAATCCGGTAGGAGGACGCGGCTTCCGGCCCGTCCGGGGCGACGCCGAATTCGGTGCAGAGACCGTCCAGGATGCGGCGGCTGCCGGTGTGCAGGAGCATCAGTCCCGCCTCCGACGGCGAGGAGAGCCCGCTGGAACCTCCGGCCAGCAAAGACCGCACGGTGCTGACCGCGTAGTGCGTCCCGCGCGGGGTGACCTGCTGGCTGAGCGTGTAGAGACGCCGCCCGTGCACGACCGGGATGTCCGAGCCTCCGTCCGGCACGGTGCCGAGTTCCGCGTCGTCCGGCTGTTCGTTCGTCAGATGCGCCACCGGCCCGAACGTCGGCCCCGCACCTTCGCCGCCCAGCAGCATCGCCACCGCGGCGTCACCGAAGAGGAAGCCGTGCATGGCGTTCACCGTGTCCTGGCGGTCCGTCGCCTCGCTGAAGTGCCCGTACTCCCCGGGCAGCGGTGGGGAGAGCGGGGTGATCGCGTCCATGAAGCAGACCAGGACGCGCTTGCCGGGCTCGGCGTTGAGAAACCACCGTGCCGTGTCCACCGCTTTCGCCACCGCCGAGCAACCCAGGTACTCGAGGCTGAGGGCGACAGCCTCGCGGGGGATCTCCGGGACCGAAGCGAACAGGTCGCAGACCAGGCTCGGCAGCAACCTCCCCGGGCTGCTGGTGACACCGAGCACCAGGCCGATGGTGGCGGGATCGATGTCCGCTTTCGCCAGGCAGCCCCGCACCGCGCGGGTGGCCAGTCCCGACGCGGTGATCTCGAACTCGGGTTCGGCCCCGGCGAAGAGCACGTCGGGGTAGTTCGCCAGCACCGAGTGCCGGGTCCGCACACCCAGGTCGCTCAGCATCGCGACCAGCCGGGGGCTGAAACGGTCACCCGCCGAGGCCAGCAGGTCGGCCGTGGACCACCGGGAGGACGGCAGTTCGGCCGAGACGGCCAGCAGGCACGGGTCGGGCATCGGGCGCCTCCACGAACAGCGGTGGATCATGGTCGGTTTCCGGGTCATGATGGATGATCCGGACGCGAGTACACGGCGCCTCACGCGATCGAGGTACTAATGGACACGGCTTCCTGTCCGCCGGTGCCTTCGGCGTGGGGGATACGCGATCCCGGTGAACGTGCTTCGATGTGGGCGATGAGGCGGATGGCGGGCGACGGTGAGGGCCGGCGGCGGGCACTGACGAGCTACGTCGGTCGTGCGGAGGACGAGGACGAAGTGCGACGGCTGCTCGACGTGGGCCGTCTGGTCACGTTGACCGGTACCGGCGGCGTGGGCAAGACCCGGCTGGCCGCCCAGGTGGCCAGTTCGCTCACCCGTGACTTCCCCGGAGGCGTGGCCGTCGCGGGATTGGGCGAACTACGGGACGAGCGACTGGTCGCGCGCGCCGTCGCCGACAGTCTCGGTCTGCACGACACCGCGGGTCGTACGGACCTGGAGGCCGTGGTGTCGTACCTCCGGCCCCGGCGATCGCTGCTGTTGCTGGACAACTGCGAGCATCTGCCGGTCGGTAGTGCCGACCTGGTCGCCGCACTGCTTCGCGACTGCCGGGATCTGGTGGTCCTGGCCACCAGCCGGTGCTCGCTGGGGCTCGACGGCGAGCACATTCTGGCGATCCAGCCCCTTTCCGTTCCACCCGAGGAGGCCGGCACGCCCCAGGAGGCGCTCACGTTCGACGCGGTGCGGTTGTTCGCGGAACGAGCCATGAGCGTTCTTCCCTCGTTCGAGGTCACCGAAAGCAATGCCGCGTCCGTTGTCCGGCTTTGCCGGCGCCTGGACGGCCTGCCGCTGGCGATCGAACTGGCCGCGGCACGCGTTCGCGTCCTGTCGCCGTCGCAGATCGCCGACCTGGTCGACCAGGGCTCGGGGGTGCTGGTCACCGGTCTCCGGCTTCCCGTGGAGCGGCATCGGACGCTGCGCGCCACGCTCGAGTGGAGTCATTCCCTGTGCACCGCCGACGAGCGAGCCGCTTGGGCGTGCTGCTCGGTCTTCGCCGGGCACTTCGATCTGTCCGCGGCCGAGGCCGTCTGCGGCTGGCCAGGGAACGAGGTATTGGACGCCGTCGCCGGTCTCGTCGACAAGTCGGTGCTGATCCGCGTCGACGGCGCGGACAAGGTCCACTATCGGATGCTCCGGCTGCTTCGTGAATTCGGCGGCCGTCTGCTGGCCGAATCCGGCGATGAGCCAGCGGTGGCCGTCAGGCACCGTGATCACTACGCCGAGTTGATCGAGCAGGCCGCCGGAGCCTGGTTCGGACCGGGACAGGACGAGGCGTTCGAGCGCATGACCGCGGCGCACGCCGACGTCCGGGAAGCGTTGTCGTGGTCGTTGCGAACGCCCGGCGAAGGGAAGGCGGCGCTGACGATGGCGACCGCCATGATCGAGTACTGGGTCGCTCGCGGAGCCGCGTGGGAGGTACGCGACTGGATCGATCGTGCGCTCGACGTGCTCCCTCCGGAGGCCCCGGGTCGTGCCCGCGGCTTGGCGATCGCCTCTCTCTGCGCCGCGCTGCACGCGGACCTTCCGCTCGCCAAGGAGCGGCTGACCGCGGCCGAGGCGGTCGAGGACGACGAGGCGGCGCCGTACATCGCCCACGCCCGGGCGTTCGTGCTGATGCTGTCGGCCGAGCCGGATTCGAGCGTCCACGCCGCGGCCGCGGTCCGGATCTTCCGCGAGCGGGGCGACGCACGGCGTCAGATGCACCCCCTGTTCATCCAGGGTGTCGCGCTGGCCTATCGCGGGGAACTGCCAGGAGCGCGGGAACTGCTGGGTTCGATGCGCAGACAGTGCGAGGAGGCGGGGGAGGACCGCTACCGTTCGATGGCCCTGTTCGGCATCGGTGTCGCGGAGGTCTGCTTCGGCGGCGACGTCGACGAAGGCGAACGATCCATCCGTACGGCGCTGGAGATCGACCTTCGTGGGTCGGACGTGCTGTCCGCGGCATACCGGGTGGACGGTCTGGCCTGGGTTTCCGCCCGGCGCGGACAGTGGACCCGGGCGGCGGGCCTGTTCGGAACGGCCGCGACACTCTGGGATCGCTGCGGTGCCGAGCCCGATGTGGCCGTGTCGACGGCCCACCGGGAGTTTTGCGAAGCCACCCGGAAAGCTCTGGGGGACGACAAGTTCGACGCCGCCTTCAGCGAAGGGCGGCAGCGGAGTCCGCACGACGCGCTGAGCGGAACGAGCGCGCGCCGGGACGACGGCACCGAGGATGTCCTGCCGCCGCTGACACCGCGCGAGTCGGAGATCGCGCGGCTGGTCGCGGCCGGGATGAGCAACCGGGAGATCGCGGCACGGCTGGTCATCGCCCGCCGCACGGTGGAGACGCATCTGCAGCACATCTCGAACAAGCTCGACTTCGCCAACCGGACCCAACTGGCCGTCTGGGTCGAGAACCGGGCCCATGGCGGGCCGCGGTGACCCGGAGGCCACCGCGGCCGGGGTGCTCAGGTGAGTGGGCACGTTCCCTGGTAGGCGGCGATTTTCGGGTCGTTCGCCGGGAGGGGGCACAGGAACTGGTCGTACCTGGTGTCTTCGTCCACGAAGCGCTTCAGCCACGAAATGCTGTATTTGGCGATGGTCACGTTGGGTTTGGTCGGCACCATGTGCCCGGCGCCCGAGAGCAGCATGTACGCCTTGTTCAACGACGCGGGAAGGCTTTGGTAGAACGGGCGGGAATGCGCACCGTCCGGTGCGATGAAATCGTTCTGGGCACTGACGACGAACGTGGGGACCTTCAGGTCGGAGAAGATCGTGTTCGGATTCCAGCCCGTCAAGGGAATGGCCGCCTTCAGGGTGGGGGCCTTCTGCGCGGCGATCAGGGAACCACCGCCGCCCATCGAATGCCCCATGACGGCCAGCCGGTTCGGATCCACCCGGCTCCTGGCCTGGCTCTTGTCCGTGACGTAACGCAGGGCCGCGAGCAACTGCTCCGATCGGACGTCCGGGGTGTCCCAGGTGCTCGTGGTCGAGAACGTGATGACCACGAAGCCCTGTGACGCCAGCCGCGGGCCGTACCAGGCGACGGCGGCCTCGGTTTCGAGAAAGCCGGGTGCGATCGCGATCGCACCGAAAGTGCCTTGACCGGTATCGGTCGGATAATGGATCGTCCCGCCGCCGAACCCCTGCCCGGACGGAACCTTCTCGGTCGCGATCCGGAACGACCCGAGGGCCGCCTCGACAGTGGCTTTCGTCGGAGCAGGCCCTCGAGCGTAAGGACTTTCCTCGGCGGTCGCCGCCGACGCGACTCCGCCGACGGGCAGACCCGATGTTCCCGGCACGGCCACCAGCAGTGCGATCACCGCACCGGCGATCGCGGCGGTCCATTGTGGTCGACGCTTCATTGCGCATGTCCTCTCGGAAGAACCGCTCCGACGCCGGAACGGGGTTCCAGGTATAGAGGAACGCATTCGCCTGAACGTCGTGGAAAACACGTACCGGCGGAAATCGGGTTCTCACGGTGGGGAATCGCGCGTCCGAGTGACAGTCCGCCCGGGAGGAATTGGCATTCAGGCGCGGTGTCCGCCCGGGTCGTTCACCTCGCCGTTCCCGTCGCCGTTCCCGTCGCCGTGATGGACGGCAACGCGCGGTCGGTTTCGGCGACCCTGGTGAACCTCGCCATCAGGGGTGCCAGTGCCGGTGTCATGAGTGCTTTGTCGGCCGCGCTGCGCAACGTCAGGCCGAACCGGGTCCGGGGGAAGGCGAAGGGTTTGATCCAGCGGGGGAGTCCCTGGACGTCGTCGACGAGTGGTCGCATCCAGTTCTCGTAGGCCGTGAGCCCGGGGGTGGGGGAGCCCGATCCGGTGCCGGACAGGCAGGCGGCGAGGACGTAGCCGCTGACGAGCGCGAGCGAGGCGCCGCCGCCGCCCATCGGGGTCACGCACCAGGCGGCGT
Proteins encoded in this region:
- a CDS encoding nuclear transport factor 2 family protein, with the protein product MMDLARYLRHVAAFNGQDWDLVHREFYAEDIRVRFPVATLTGRAESLAWFRTAHEALFEVLVPKGVRISPDGGETVADLAVRFVALDDTDFIPGPGTARAGDTADVAMRATYLSGVDGLITHLDVDFTGPPVPGRIG
- a CDS encoding S8 family peptidase, whose product is MRERFRPRRALALATALSAAVLVLPATASAGEQAVLKGGPDAIPGAYLVTFEPGRAGAADAHSLASGYGAQVTRTYDAALRGFAGRMTEAQARRLAADPAVASVEQDSTARATDTQNDPTWGLDRIDQKDLPLDKKYSYANKGDGATVYVLDTGTDYRQSEFGGRASSGYDFVDSDNDASDCHGHGTHVAGTVGSTTYGVAKGVKIVAVRVLGCNSSAPWSTIVSGIDWVTKNAKKPAVLTMSIGGGVTSTVDQAVQGAVRAGITVTVAAGNEGQDACNVSPARTPEAITVAASDAQDKRSIFNSSQSSNYGTCTDLFGPGSNITSTRNGGGTQQMSGTSMATPHVAGAAALYLTANPSATPAQVTKALLDNTTPGKISDVKGSPNKLLYTGFLGGGTPNPPSCAGGSSTDDVAIPDAGDAVSSTVTIGSCDAKGTSGTSVAVGIKHAYSGDLKIDLVTPSGKVVNLKQAGGESTIDLSKTYTVDTSGENRSGDWKLRVQDVYRFDAGVIDSFGLTF
- a CDS encoding S8 family peptidase; the protein is MRNSRKLLLALGALTPLLALGAGNAVAAEAEGVVVQAKQHYGDQYIVVLKDGLATAQASSASLTQRFGGEVRSTWSAALNGFSVKKMTEKQARRLAADPSVKAVYQDGTARGTETQANPTWGLDRVDQKSLPLDKKYTYNNSGEGVTAYDLDSGINPANPEYEGRASLGKDFMGGDGKDCHGHGSHTAGTLGSKTYGVAKKVKIVGLKVLGCDNSGPDSGIIDAVDWVTANAVKPAVANMSLGMDAPGVGDDAVKKSIASGVVYGVAAGNASTDACNTSPARVPEAITVNATDSSDNRSSFSNYGSCTDIFAPGTNITSLSPSNGGSAGMSGTSMATPHVVGAAALYLAANPSATPKQVRDALVNNASDGVVKNPGSGSLNKLLNVSFIGGGGPGPKCGAKSNTTPVSIPDAGAAVTSAVTQDGCDGRASSSLPVKVDVSHTYTADLVLDLIGPSGKAYRLKGSGGVGAAGGVHETYTVDASGENANGTWKLSAQDVYRFDTGSIDGFTVTF
- a CDS encoding AAA family ATPase yields the protein MNGATADFVAGTARAIARCPAFAVVEGEPGSGRTRLLDELTRRETEDSALVRVRCARRRRPVPLGPVLEALSADLRRWSTVAPLLSPLAGVLRPFLPELTQVLPEVPADTTGRHLVFRALRELLTAHDRTVLLVDDADEADEETQDLLRFLADHPSPRLAVVATTTIRAHRPVAGESWWPPRSGVTARLTLAPLEPDEVVSLAGSRELGELVHRRTGGVRGAVHAVLEAPGAPVPRAWADALAARFAKAEPGCAAIAEAAVVFGRPAGSAELAAVSGLASDAVDDALLSALDEGFLRDLGRGRYAARSPLAAEVILSAVSGPRRCRLHGRVARFLSGSREPDAPKIAQHHRAAGELAEWVRWTSEAVDRAVAEGKPDEASRLLETALGEEGLSRADRENFAVRLSRGTAYELIKEPTVRLLRTAVREWPMSKTARGEIRINLGRVLINQAGQIDAGRSEIQLAVADLSDHRALLARGLVTLALPHLGAIPVEENLRWLDQAERASHGLRDVELLAAVTANRMSSRMQVADPGVWQDVGTLPDSPRSADVRRQVSRTYINLADAAAWNGYYPVARSYLATARRLIQDEHQPYLEALAAGTDLRLDVVMGLWAGVDTEARELVARVGEDSSLAAEPLLALGWYHFGRGRRAAALRDFDAAFGLSAGSVPLQASSFAGRAAVRLAAKDLPGARRLVEYGLENVRRKNNWVWAAELLPLAVRILLGEHETEAAEAWLAEYQEGIIGRDAPLAHAADLFCQGLLARPRPAEAAELFSRSARSYQALPRPYAAAGAEELAGECYAELGEHERVLGALTHAETTYRALDSLVDAQRCRRALAAHDPDVPRRGRRGYGKALSPRELEVVVLAAQNLTNREIAERLFLSARTVEVHLGRALCKLDLPSRAVLSEELLRDRIAASKTA
- a CDS encoding trypsin-like serine protease; translated protein: MQRKRILGLLALGVTALSIPIAGGTAGAAPQRTASAIAPTGDVRIPDGAHAQGIGGVPASVKDYPFAIAALREGGSRPKGQSCSGSVVAPRKVMVAAHCKELAGDKSVLYGLDDLKSTGGTQLKAVDYQLHPRFTQPWNGYDVAIITTDADIPVPAGGYAKVATSADTGLETPGKDGFSLGYGKKTQSDSPADVTLQKLTLPIVNANQCTGVENGVDPATMICAGYSDGRKTVLPGDSGGPFIVNGVVVGITSWSRSDFKWYSVYSRLNNEMGDWVREQIGEAPSADKFTLAASPGSAKVDPGKYVSTSITSKPGKNGTEDVALTASGLPDGAKATFQPSTIKSGGTAKLTIETAANTPERDYTITVSGKGTTDTATTTLTLTVGKGGSEPGDLKVTLNPASGTARPGSMVSTKVSATGGSGSITLSASGSGLPFAPFFNPQTISSGGTSTMQVFPPFQAGTYPITVTAKDGSGKTSTATYTLTVQ
- a CDS encoding peptidase inhibitor family I36 protein, which codes for MSRKYRLTTLLAAGIALVGTVVAPATAMAAPSCTSDLCLWSGLNYTGTKSSAGYFDKNTHCYPDKHYNSAVSRTGYSIRMYNGSSCNGPSFVLGPGKQVAKTQFVVHSFRRA